In one Planctomycetota bacterium genomic region, the following are encoded:
- a CDS encoding NADH-quinone oxidoreductase subunit J, translating to MLSEIIHHVIFYGLVLLVLNSAFIVAFSRNITHSAFALLLTFFGVAGLYVFLAADFLAALQLLIYVGGILVLILFAVMLTNKISDVNLSNPAAKPWLGGLISLSVLAVLIWVIVKTPWETVPLQDTPTTAQIGMSIMGQYLLPFEAVSVVLLVALIGAAYLARSEKK from the coding sequence ATGCTAAGTGAGATAATTCACCACGTTATATTTTATGGGTTAGTGTTGCTGGTTCTAAACTCCGCCTTTATCGTGGCGTTTTCCAGGAATATTACCCATTCGGCGTTTGCGCTGCTCTTGACTTTCTTCGGAGTGGCAGGGCTATATGTGTTTTTAGCGGCTGATTTCCTGGCGGCGCTGCAGCTACTGATATACGTCGGCGGCATTCTGGTTTTAATCCTCTTTGCGGTCATGCTTACGAATAAAATCAGTGATGTAAACCTGTCAAATCCCGCGGCGAAACCGTGGCTGGGCGGATTGATATCGCTGTCTGTACTGGCGGTGTTAATCTGGGTAATCGTAAAGACTCCGTGGGAAACTGTTCCCTTGCAGGATACTCCGACCACGGCTCAGATTGGGATGTCGATAATGGGGCAGTATCTCTTGCCTTTTGAAGCGGTTTCTGTGGTGTTATTAGTCGCGCTTATCGGCGCGGCGTATTTAGCCCGGAGTGAGAAAAAGTAA
- a CDS encoding NADH-quinone oxidoreductase subunit D, which produces MPESETAKQSEGFSELSRAVSTFVGEELVINFGPQHPSMHGVLRLIVKSEGEIVSEITPVIGYLHRGMEKIAERLNYHQFMPYTDRIDYLASMNCNFAYAATVEKLAGIEIPKRAEYIRVIMAELNRIASHLVFFGTAGLESGAWTPIVYAFREREYIVDLFDMTCGQRLTYNYFRIGGVADDLPKGFMEKARAFCDYFEPKIKEYNELLSYNEIFIKRTANVAVLPPETAVKYSVTGPNLRASGVKWDLRKNEPYSIYPEIDFDIPVSSGEKGMVGDTWNRYIIRMREMEESVKIIRQCLDKIPEGDYLTKVPRLFKAPPGEVYCRFENPRGELGFYLISDGGKSPYRLKIRTPSFAHLWVLPEISTGGMISDLIVAFGSLDLVVPEIDR; this is translated from the coding sequence ATGCCTGAATCAGAAACAGCGAAGCAAAGTGAAGGTTTCAGCGAGCTCAGCAGAGCCGTTTCGACTTTCGTCGGGGAAGAACTGGTAATTAATTTCGGCCCACAGCATCCGAGCATGCACGGGGTTTTGAGGCTTATCGTAAAATCCGAAGGTGAAATCGTCAGCGAAATAACCCCGGTTATCGGTTATCTCCACCGCGGTATGGAAAAGATTGCCGAGAGGTTGAATTACCACCAGTTCATGCCGTATACAGATAGGATAGATTACCTGGCGTCGATGAACTGCAATTTTGCCTATGCAGCCACCGTGGAAAAACTTGCCGGAATAGAAATCCCCAAGCGCGCCGAGTATATCCGGGTGATAATGGCTGAGCTTAATAGGATTGCCAGTCACTTGGTGTTTTTCGGGACGGCCGGATTGGAATCAGGCGCCTGGACGCCGATCGTTTATGCGTTCCGCGAAAGGGAATATATCGTTGACCTTTTCGATATGACCTGCGGCCAGCGCCTTACATACAACTATTTCCGCATCGGCGGGGTGGCGGATGATTTGCCAAAAGGGTTCATGGAAAAGGCGCGGGCGTTTTGTGATTACTTCGAACCCAAGATAAAAGAATATAACGAGCTTTTATCATATAATGAAATATTTATAAAACGTACGGCTAATGTAGCGGTGTTGCCGCCAGAGACGGCAGTTAAATACAGCGTTACCGGTCCTAACTTAAGAGCATCCGGCGTCAAATGGGACTTGCGGAAGAACGAGCCTTATAGCATTTATCCGGAAATTGATTTTGATATACCGGTCAGTTCAGGAGAAAAGGGTATGGTAGGCGATACCTGGAACCGTTATATTATCCGCATGCGTGAAATGGAAGAGAGTGTGAAAATAATACGCCAATGCTTGGATAAAATTCCGGAAGGTGATTACCTTACTAAGGTGCCGCGTCTATTCAAGGCTCCTCCCGGCGAAGTATATTGCCGTTTTGAGAATCCACGTGGCGAACTGGGATTTTACCTTATAAGCGACGGCGGGAAAAGCCCTTATCGCCTGAAAATACGAACACCTTCGTTTGCCCACCTTTGGGTCTTGCCGGAAATAAGCACCGGAGGAATGATTTCCGATTTGATTGTGGCGTTTGGAAGCCTTGATCTCGTTGTCCCCGAAATAGACAGATAA
- a CDS encoding NADH-quinone oxidoreductase subunit I, producing the protein MIKYFKQIITELWSILKGMKITIKYFFAKPTTVQYPEERIQMTERFRGMVKADTDKCISCLYCVNICPVSCIDLEGEKSDAPAKVMNKEGKAMKRIKTVTKFDVNIAQCIQCGFCAEGCPTAAIYLSKEHENSALSREELIKHYAK; encoded by the coding sequence ATGATAAAATATTTTAAGCAGATTATAACGGAGTTATGGAGCATCCTCAAAGGGATGAAGATAACGATAAAATACTTTTTCGCCAAACCCACAACCGTGCAGTATCCGGAAGAAAGGATACAGATGACCGAACGGTTTAGAGGGATGGTCAAGGCGGATACGGATAAATGCATCAGCTGCCTTTATTGCGTGAATATCTGCCCGGTAAGTTGTATAGATTTGGAAGGAGAAAAAAGTGATGCTCCTGCCAAGGTTATGAACAAAGAAGGTAAGGCAATGAAGCGGATAAAAACTGTAACCAAGTTTGACGTAAATATCGCCCAGTGCATCCAGTGCGGGTTTTGCGCCGAAGGCTGCCCGACCGCGGCGATTTACTTGAGCAAGGAACATGAAAACTCGGCTTTATCGCGCGAGGAATTAATCAAGCATTATGCTAAGTGA
- the nuoK gene encoding NADH-quinone oxidoreductase subunit NuoK gives MTLLQAYPLQHYLIIGAILFALGLYIVLTRKNAVAILMGIELILNSTNINFVAFARYTANNISGQVFAIFVIILAAAEAAVAFAIILNIYRNLKSVDVDKADDLKH, from the coding sequence ATGACATTATTACAGGCTTATCCCTTGCAGCATTATTTAATTATCGGCGCGATACTGTTTGCGCTTGGTTTGTATATTGTCTTAACGCGCAAGAATGCGGTGGCAATATTAATGGGCATCGAACTCATTCTCAATTCCACCAATATCAATTTCGTCGCCTTTGCGCGTTACACGGCGAATAATATTTCCGGGCAGGTCTTTGCCATATTCGTGATTATCCTGGCTGCGGCCGAAGCGGCCGTGGCTTTTGCCATTATACTTAATATTTATCGGAACTTGAAATCCGTTGACGTGGATAAAGCGGACGATTTGAAACACTGA
- the nuoH gene encoding NADH-quinone oxidoreductase subunit NuoH translates to MQQLIDIVQKWVAGYLQFLEPVPIEIWYILFMFIFAGVVLGMVMLFAGVASYAERKVAGHMQSRHGPNRVGPHGVLQFVADGIKLVLKEDLIPDAADKILFRFAPYIVFLGCFAVFAAFPFSMVFGQSLGITNLNIGLLYVLAISSIVVVGIIMAGWASGNKWSLLGGLRSAAQIVSYEVPIGVSFLTIVMIAGTLDLFEITRQQDGGFWRWFVFRYPPFTMSAFFIYFVASLAETNRVPFDIPEAESEIVAGYHTEYSGMRFSFFYMSEYGNMLAVSSLATIVFLGGFQSVLPFHILPGNWFVIEGLCWFFGKALFLVFVQMWLRWTLPRYRVDQLMHLAWKVLLPFAFVNIMGIGIWMLI, encoded by the coding sequence ATGCAACAACTGATTGATATAGTTCAAAAATGGGTGGCCGGATACCTCCAATTCCTGGAACCCGTTCCGATTGAGATATGGTACATTCTTTTTATGTTTATCTTTGCCGGAGTCGTTTTAGGCATGGTGATGTTGTTTGCCGGAGTGGCTTCTTACGCGGAAAGGAAAGTTGCCGGTCATATGCAGTCGCGCCATGGGCCGAACCGGGTTGGCCCGCATGGTGTTTTGCAGTTTGTTGCGGATGGGATTAAACTGGTGCTTAAAGAAGACCTGATTCCTGATGCGGCGGATAAAATACTTTTCCGTTTTGCTCCTTATATCGTGTTTCTTGGTTGTTTTGCCGTATTTGCCGCTTTTCCGTTCAGCATGGTATTCGGTCAGTCGCTTGGTATTACCAATCTCAATATAGGCTTATTATATGTATTGGCGATTTCCAGTATCGTTGTGGTGGGAATTATCATGGCCGGCTGGGCTTCGGGAAACAAATGGTCGCTTTTGGGCGGATTACGTTCGGCCGCCCAGATAGTGAGCTACGAAGTTCCCATCGGCGTTTCATTCCTGACTATTGTCATGATTGCCGGGACGCTTGACCTCTTTGAGATTACCCGCCAGCAGGATGGCGGATTTTGGAGGTGGTTTGTTTTTCGTTATCCGCCCTTTACCATGAGTGCCTTTTTTATATATTTCGTGGCATCGCTGGCCGAAACCAACCGAGTTCCTTTTGATATCCCGGAAGCGGAATCTGAAATCGTTGCCGGATACCACACCGAATACAGCGGCATGAGGTTTTCTTTCTTCTATATGTCCGAATACGGCAATATGCTGGCGGTTTCATCACTCGCCACAATCGTTTTCCTGGGCGGATTCCAGAGCGTTTTGCCTTTTCATATTTTACCGGGTAATTGGTTTGTCATAGAAGGGTTATGCTGGTTCTTCGGCAAGGCATTATTTCTGGTCTTTGTCCAGATGTGGCTGCGCTGGACATTGCCGCGCTATCGGGTTGACCAGTTGATGCACCTGGCTTGGAAGGTCCTTTTGCCGTTTGCCTTTGTTAATATAATGGGAATCGGAATCTGGATGCTAATATGA